A single region of the Pontibacter kalidii genome encodes:
- a CDS encoding M16 family metallopeptidase gives MKSKFIFCLLWCVTSLSAMAQSNGNKIEFTEYTLPNGLHVILHQDNSTPNVAVSVLYHVGSKNEVEGRSGFAHFFEHLMFEGTENIGRGEYSSLVQKAGGALNANTSFDRTYYYELLPSNQVELGLWLEAERMKHAKVDEVGVETQRKVVQEEKRERIDNQPYGSMGENVFSLAYTKHPYKTMPIGSFEDLNAASIEEFRDFYKTFYVPNNATLSVAGDINVEETKKMIEKYFAGIPKGTKEIPRPNITEPKQTEERRKTVYDNIQLPAVIQAYHVPEQGTDDFYALSMLTTLLSGGESARLPKALVDKQQKAVAAASIPFPTEDPGLFLTFAIANMGVEVNDLEQAMDAEIERVKTEPLSDREFQKLRNQVESNFVQQNRTVAGRAESLANYHVYFGDANLINTELQRYLNVKKEDIQRVAKEYLTKNNRVVLHYLPKSAEAKQ, from the coding sequence ATGAAAAGCAAGTTTATTTTCTGCCTGTTGTGGTGCGTTACCAGCCTGTCGGCTATGGCGCAGAGCAATGGCAACAAGATTGAGTTCACGGAGTATACGCTCCCGAACGGCCTGCACGTGATCCTGCACCAGGATAACTCCACGCCTAACGTGGCGGTGTCGGTGCTGTACCACGTGGGCTCTAAAAACGAGGTGGAGGGCCGCTCTGGCTTTGCCCACTTCTTCGAGCACCTGATGTTTGAGGGCACCGAGAACATCGGCCGCGGCGAGTATAGCTCACTGGTGCAGAAAGCTGGCGGCGCCCTGAACGCGAATACCTCTTTCGACCGCACGTATTACTACGAATTGCTGCCGTCTAACCAGGTAGAACTGGGGCTGTGGCTGGAGGCCGAGCGCATGAAGCACGCCAAGGTAGACGAAGTAGGTGTGGAAACCCAGCGCAAGGTGGTGCAGGAGGAGAAGCGCGAGCGCATCGACAACCAGCCTTACGGCTCGATGGGCGAGAACGTGTTTTCCCTGGCTTATACCAAGCACCCTTACAAAACCATGCCGATCGGCTCTTTCGAGGACCTGAACGCCGCCAGCATTGAGGAGTTCCGCGACTTCTACAAGACCTTCTATGTACCGAACAACGCTACACTTTCCGTAGCCGGCGACATCAATGTAGAAGAAACGAAAAAGATGATTGAGAAGTACTTTGCGGGTATCCCGAAAGGTACCAAAGAGATCCCGCGCCCGAACATTACAGAGCCAAAGCAGACGGAGGAGCGCCGCAAAACGGTGTATGACAACATCCAGCTGCCCGCTGTGATTCAGGCATACCATGTGCCGGAGCAGGGAACGGATGATTTCTATGCCCTGTCGATGCTGACCACGCTGCTGAGCGGTGGCGAGAGTGCGCGCCTGCCAAAGGCGCTGGTAGATAAGCAGCAGAAAGCCGTAGCTGCCGCTTCTATCCCCTTCCCTACCGAAGATCCGGGCCTGTTCCTGACCTTTGCCATTGCCAACATGGGCGTAGAGGTAAACGATTTGGAGCAAGCCATGGATGCCGAGATTGAGCGCGTGAAAACCGAGCCGCTTTCTGACCGCGAGTTCCAGAAGCTGCGAAACCAGGTAGAGAGCAACTTTGTGCAGCAGAACCGCACGGTGGCCGGTCGTGCCGAGAGCCTGGCCAACTACCATGTATACTTTGGCGATGCCAACCTGATCAACACGGAGCTGCAGCGCTACCTGAACGTGAAGAAGGAGGACATCCAGCGCGTAGCGAAAGAGTACCTCACCAAGAACAACCGCGTGGTACTGCACTACCTGCCAAAGTCAGCGGAGGCAAAACAGTAG
- the dgt gene encoding dGTP triphosphohydrolase, with protein sequence MPQSILTWDKLISKKRFETTDRKYTSDESVRGEFQRDYDRIVFSSAFRRLQNKTQVMPMPESDFVHTRLTHSLEASVVGRSLGRIVGKSILERYPQLAQEKNIQEADFGDVVAAACLAHDIGNPPFGHSGEDAISAYFKSDEAQPYLQNLSEAEKADLHSYEGNAAGFRVLTYTYPAHCKLPDGVSHSGLSLTYTTLATFTKYPKESLPKIAGTKHTSEKKYGFFQTEKEWFNTIAQELGLLKKGEDEEVFYHRHPLAFLVEAADDICYRIIDFEDGLKLGLVPQEQGMDLLRQILNDDPNRKSSLTFYDWKEEIGYLRARIINKLIEETTAIFLQHEEEMLAGVYDKPLINEVSSKPVLDEIKELSIKLIYQNRPVLEIEAAGFEVLGGLLDAGIKAVFRPESKHHRKLGALIPPHYLQLPENVTDYERILHICDFVTSLTDQAALGLYRKIKGIELPRMY encoded by the coding sequence ATGCCGCAATCCATACTTACCTGGGACAAGCTGATTTCTAAGAAACGTTTTGAGACCACCGATAGAAAGTATACCTCCGATGAGTCGGTGCGGGGCGAGTTTCAGCGCGACTACGACCGCATCGTGTTTTCCTCGGCCTTCCGGCGGCTGCAGAACAAGACGCAGGTAATGCCCATGCCCGAGAGCGATTTCGTGCACACCCGCCTCACGCACAGCCTGGAGGCATCGGTGGTCGGACGCTCGCTGGGCCGCATCGTGGGCAAAAGCATACTGGAGCGGTACCCGCAGCTGGCGCAGGAGAAGAACATACAGGAGGCCGATTTCGGGGATGTGGTGGCCGCCGCCTGCCTGGCCCACGACATCGGCAACCCGCCTTTTGGGCACTCGGGCGAAGACGCCATCTCGGCATACTTCAAGAGCGATGAGGCCCAGCCATACCTGCAAAACCTGTCCGAGGCTGAGAAAGCAGACTTACACAGCTACGAGGGTAACGCCGCCGGTTTCCGGGTGCTGACCTATACCTATCCGGCGCACTGCAAGCTGCCTGATGGCGTCAGCCACAGCGGCCTTAGCCTGACCTATACCACCCTGGCCACCTTCACAAAGTACCCGAAGGAGTCGCTGCCGAAAATAGCCGGCACTAAGCATACCAGTGAGAAAAAGTATGGCTTCTTTCAGACGGAGAAGGAGTGGTTTAACACCATTGCACAGGAGCTGGGGCTACTGAAGAAGGGCGAGGATGAAGAGGTGTTTTACCACCGCCACCCGCTGGCCTTCCTGGTTGAGGCCGCCGACGATATTTGCTACCGCATCATCGATTTTGAGGACGGCCTGAAACTGGGCCTGGTGCCACAGGAACAGGGTATGGACTTGCTCCGCCAGATCCTCAACGATGACCCCAACCGCAAGTCCAGCCTTACTTTTTATGACTGGAAAGAGGAGATCGGCTACCTGCGGGCGCGTATCATCAACAAGCTGATAGAAGAGACAACGGCCATCTTCCTGCAGCACGAGGAGGAGATGCTGGCCGGCGTCTATGATAAGCCGCTGATCAACGAGGTAAGCAGCAAGCCTGTGCTGGATGAGATAAAGGAGCTATCCATAAAGCTGATCTACCAGAACCGGCCGGTGCTGGAGATTGAGGCTGCCGGCTTTGAGGTGCTGGGAGGCTTGTTGGACGCCGGCATAAAGGCCGTTTTCAGGCCGGAGTCGAAGCACCACCGCAAGTTGGGCGCACTTATCCCCCCGCACTACCTGCAGCTCCCCGAAAACGTCACTGACTACGAGCGCATCCTCCACATCTGCGACTTCGTGACCAGCCTCACCGACCAGGCCGCGCTGGGGCTCTACCGCAAGATAAAGGGAATCGAGTTGCCGAGGATGTATTAG
- a CDS encoding septal ring lytic transglycosylase RlpA family protein, translating into MKHNRKKCFIFSLVIFLFVGISQPTFAQNNKAGLAKLQQGEASWYGSRYHGRQTSSGERYNKNDMTAAHKTLPFGTKVKVTNLDNNQWVILRINDRGPFVGDRIIDVSEAAARKLDFHSQGIGNVKVEVLETKADLASAAGFSFDVPSYAKNQLGSGLESAAWLSLR; encoded by the coding sequence ATGAAACATAATAGAAAAAAGTGCTTTATTTTTTCCTTAGTCATTTTTCTATTTGTCGGCATTAGCCAACCAACATTTGCACAAAACAACAAGGCCGGCCTGGCTAAACTACAGCAAGGCGAGGCATCCTGGTACGGCAGCCGTTACCATGGCAGGCAAACCAGCAGCGGCGAGCGTTACAATAAAAACGACATGACCGCCGCCCACAAAACGCTTCCTTTCGGCACGAAGGTGAAAGTGACCAACCTCGACAACAACCAGTGGGTCATCCTGCGCATCAACGACAGAGGTCCCTTTGTAGGCGACCGTATTATTGATGTATCAGAGGCGGCTGCCCGTAAGCTCGACTTCCACAGCCAGGGCATTGGCAACGTAAAGGTGGAGGTGCTGGAGACGAAGGCAGACCTGGCTTCGGCCGCAGGCTTCTCGTTCGACGTGCCTTCCTATGCAAAGAACCAGCTTGGCTCCGGCCTGGAGTCTGCGGCCTGGCTTAGCTTAAGGTAA
- a CDS encoding TldD/PmbA family protein, whose product MKRRNFLELSALGFGGLMLPSIPVFGDTVSPERLLETVDTALKKKLADVALNTAKSKGASYADVRIGRYLQQYVFTREKQVQNIVNAESYGVGVRVLANGTWGFAATSDVTDKGIAKAAEQAVAIAKANGKLQKEPVKLAPVKGYGEVSWRTPIEKNAFEVPVGEKADLLLAANAKAIDNGANFVNSALFQVNEQKYFASTEGSYIDQDIHRIWPNFTVTAVDKASGKFRTREALSAPMGMGWEYMIPKASEKIKGPEGTGLTGYRYAYDMLEDAALAAKQAREKLTAKSVMAGKYDLILDPNHLGLTIHESVGHPLELDRVLGYEANYAGTSFATLDKWRSKDFKYGSDKVNIFADKIQPGSLGYVGWDDEGVKTKQWDLIKDGVLVNYQAIRDQAHIINEPESHGCCYADSWSSVQFQRMPNVSLAPGKEKKNVDQLISGVDKGIYIAGRGSYSIDQQRYNFQFGGTTFYEIKGGKIVGPLEDVAYQSNTQEFWNSCSDMCDQSDYRLFGSFFDGKGQPSQISAVSHGSAHTRFDGVNVINTARKI is encoded by the coding sequence TTGAAAAGACGAAATTTCCTCGAATTGTCGGCCCTGGGCTTTGGAGGCTTAATGCTGCCTTCCATCCCTGTCTTCGGTGACACAGTTTCGCCAGAGCGCTTGCTGGAGACCGTTGACACGGCCCTCAAAAAGAAGCTCGCCGACGTTGCCCTAAACACAGCCAAATCCAAGGGCGCCTCTTATGCCGACGTACGCATAGGCCGCTACCTGCAGCAGTATGTCTTCACCCGCGAAAAGCAGGTGCAGAACATCGTGAACGCCGAGTCTTACGGTGTGGGCGTACGCGTGCTGGCCAACGGCACCTGGGGTTTTGCCGCCACTTCTGATGTAACCGACAAAGGCATTGCCAAAGCCGCTGAGCAGGCCGTGGCCATTGCCAAGGCCAATGGCAAGCTGCAAAAGGAGCCGGTGAAGCTGGCCCCGGTGAAAGGCTACGGTGAGGTAAGCTGGAGAACACCCATCGAGAAAAACGCTTTTGAGGTGCCTGTAGGCGAGAAAGCCGACCTGCTGCTGGCTGCCAACGCCAAAGCCATAGACAACGGCGCCAACTTTGTAAACTCGGCCCTGTTCCAGGTGAACGAGCAGAAATACTTTGCCTCTACCGAAGGCTCCTATATCGACCAGGACATCCACCGCATCTGGCCAAACTTTACGGTTACGGCTGTAGATAAGGCTAGCGGCAAGTTCAGAACCCGCGAGGCGCTGAGTGCCCCGATGGGCATGGGCTGGGAATATATGATCCCGAAGGCATCTGAGAAGATAAAAGGACCTGAAGGCACCGGCCTCACCGGCTATCGCTATGCGTACGACATGCTGGAGGATGCGGCCCTGGCCGCCAAGCAAGCCAGGGAGAAGCTAACGGCAAAATCGGTGATGGCAGGTAAGTATGATCTTATACTCGACCCGAACCACCTCGGCCTGACGATACACGAATCCGTGGGGCACCCGCTGGAGCTGGATCGCGTGCTGGGCTACGAGGCCAACTATGCCGGTACCTCTTTCGCTACGCTGGATAAATGGAGATCGAAGGACTTTAAGTATGGGTCCGATAAGGTGAACATCTTCGCCGATAAAATACAGCCAGGCTCGCTCGGCTATGTGGGTTGGGACGACGAAGGCGTGAAAACAAAGCAGTGGGACCTAATCAAGGACGGTGTGCTGGTGAACTACCAGGCCATTCGCGACCAGGCCCACATCATCAACGAGCCGGAGTCGCACGGCTGCTGCTACGCCGATAGTTGGAGTTCGGTGCAGTTCCAGCGTATGCCAAACGTGTCGCTGGCGCCGGGCAAGGAGAAGAAGAATGTGGATCAGTTGATAAGTGGTGTGGATAAAGGCATCTACATCGCGGGGCGCGGCTCCTACTCTATCGACCAGCAGCGCTATAACTTCCAGTTTGGCGGCACTACGTTCTACGAGATCAAGGGAGGTAAGATTGTTGGCCCGCTGGAGGACGTGGCGTACCAGAGCAACACACAGGAGTTCTGGAACTCCTGCTCCGACATGTGCGACCAGAGCGATTACCGCCTGTTCGGCTCGTTCTTCGACGGAAAAGGGCAGCCAAGCCAGATCAGCGCGGTGTCACACGGCTCTGCACACACCCGCTTCGATGGCGTGAACGTGATCAACACAGCGCGTAAGATCTAA
- a CDS encoding DUF3667 domain-containing protein, producing MEKKRRKFTQCPNCGYIFEEVNNYCPNCGQENHDLNVPVKHLVEEFLEGTLHYDAKFWLTLKYLLFKPGLLTEKFILGQRASYVPPFRLYVFISLVFFFLLAISPNTMQVDLNNPDRLAQLDPEDKEALAELDSVRATLGGPVAEQQELDKSMGALVEKARGGDVDTKQVRDKMIKNTSFLMFLLMPLFGYLLYLFYRKQRRNYVEHLMFSIHGHSFFFILFTVYLVLKFFLPQSAEIFFLVPLITAVYVYFAMRRVYKQSYLQTLLKFIPVSFLYVFCLAVALLGNVVVSLLLS from the coding sequence ATGGAAAAGAAACGACGCAAGTTTACGCAGTGCCCCAACTGCGGCTACATATTTGAGGAGGTAAACAACTACTGCCCCAACTGCGGCCAGGAGAACCACGACCTGAATGTGCCGGTGAAGCACCTGGTGGAGGAGTTTCTGGAGGGCACGCTGCACTACGACGCCAAGTTCTGGCTTACCTTGAAGTACCTGCTGTTTAAACCGGGGCTGCTTACCGAGAAATTTATACTTGGGCAGCGCGCCTCCTACGTGCCACCGTTCCGGCTGTACGTGTTCATCAGCCTTGTTTTCTTTTTCCTGCTGGCCATTAGCCCCAACACCATGCAGGTGGACCTAAACAACCCGGACAGGCTGGCGCAGCTGGACCCGGAGGACAAAGAGGCGCTGGCAGAGCTGGACTCTGTACGTGCCACTTTAGGAGGGCCTGTGGCCGAGCAGCAGGAGCTCGATAAAAGTATGGGGGCCCTGGTGGAGAAGGCACGGGGCGGAGACGTGGATACCAAGCAGGTGCGTGATAAGATGATCAAGAACACCTCTTTCCTGATGTTCCTGCTGATGCCGCTATTCGGGTACCTGCTCTACCTGTTTTACAGAAAGCAGCGCCGCAACTACGTGGAGCACCTTATGTTCTCCATCCATGGGCATTCCTTCTTTTTCATCCTGTTCACGGTTTACCTGGTGCTGAAGTTCTTTTTGCCCCAAAGTGCGGAGATTTTCTTTTTGGTGCCGCTGATTACGGCAGTTTATGTTTACTTTGCCATGCGGCGTGTGTACAAGCAGTCATACCTGCAAACGCTGCTTAAGTTTATACCTGTTTCATTCCTTTACGTGTTCTGCCTGGCCGTTGCTCTTCTCGGAAACGTGGTGGTGAGCCTGCTGCTGAGCTAA
- a CDS encoding DUF72 domain-containing protein has translation MDFGKLPDISRVDFTLPSNHPDTLPLLQQSGSYLKPQVYVGLPVWVNKAWVGKYYPAGMPEKESLLWYGKQFNTIELNSTHYHIPSPDTIDRWRNMVPRGFKFCPKFPQLISHEAALRSTQDVTAAFCAAIAGLEDKLGEAFLQLPPYFAPAQLPDLEAFLAFIPESIPITVELRHEGWFVDNVASLELFEVMEKYKVGAVITDVAGRRDVLHMRLTTPSAMIRFVGNGLHPTDYTRIDAWVERLQEWFANGLRQLYFFVHEPDNTLAPELATYLIERLNKVCGFDLKLPKKYVQPVQGELF, from the coding sequence ATGGACTTTGGAAAGCTGCCCGACATCAGCCGCGTAGACTTTACGCTGCCCTCCAACCACCCCGACACGCTGCCGCTGCTGCAGCAGTCGGGCTCTTACCTGAAGCCGCAGGTATACGTAGGCTTGCCCGTGTGGGTAAACAAGGCCTGGGTGGGGAAGTATTACCCTGCCGGGATGCCCGAGAAGGAATCGCTGCTGTGGTATGGAAAGCAGTTTAACACCATTGAGCTTAACAGTACCCACTACCACATCCCCAGCCCCGACACCATCGACCGCTGGCGCAACATGGTGCCGCGCGGCTTTAAGTTCTGCCCTAAGTTCCCGCAGCTCATCAGCCACGAGGCTGCGCTGCGTAGCACCCAGGATGTAACCGCTGCCTTTTGCGCGGCCATTGCCGGGCTGGAGGACAAGCTAGGGGAGGCCTTTCTGCAGTTGCCGCCATACTTTGCCCCTGCCCAGTTGCCCGACCTGGAGGCCTTCCTTGCTTTCATCCCCGAAAGCATACCTATTACCGTAGAGCTGCGCCACGAGGGTTGGTTTGTGGATAATGTGGCCAGCCTGGAGCTTTTTGAGGTGATGGAGAAGTATAAAGTGGGCGCCGTGATAACCGATGTGGCTGGCCGACGCGACGTGCTGCACATGCGCCTCACCACACCCTCCGCCATGATTCGCTTCGTAGGCAATGGCCTGCACCCTACCGACTATACCCGCATCGATGCCTGGGTGGAGCGCCTGCAGGAGTGGTTTGCTAACGGCCTGCGTCAGCTATACTTCTTCGTGCACGAACCCGACAATACATTGGCCCCGGAGCTGGCTACCTACCTTATCGAGAGGCTAAACAAAGTATGCGGCTTTGATTTAAAGCTGCCGAAGAAGTACGTGCAGCCGGTACAGGGGGAGTTGTTCTGA
- a CDS encoding M16 family metallopeptidase, which yields MIKKLYSTALLSLALLCVMPAQAQQTTPPAPGPAPKIELGEYEHFTLKNGLKVYVVENHKLPVVSMSLVLDRDPILEGEKAGYVQAAGQMMRTGTVSRTKDQFDEQVDFIGADLSFSSTGFNASSMKKHLPALLDLTTDALLNPKFTQEELDKIKKQMKANLAQAKDNPDAIASRTRNLVLYGKDHPYGELMTEQTVDNFTLEDIQKYYNTYYKPNIGYLAVVGDVTPKEMKKLLKKSFVKWKKGDVQEIKYDLPQQPEQTQVVIVDRPSSVQSSLILTNPVDMKPGAEDAVAASLMNNILGGGMDARLFQNLRETHGYTYGAYSSINSDEILGRFNASANVRNAVTDSAVVEFMNELSKIRNERVSEEELQDAKAYMMGSFGRGLENPATVAVYAINTARYGLPQDYYPNYLKKVEAVTAEDVQRVAQKYINPDKMYVLAVGNASEIADKLQKFDKDDSQITYYNTVGEKVDRAAMGVPAGLTAEQVINDYIKAIGGKANIEKLKDISITSNATIQGMTLVFKQQQKGNDKFLVQVLMNNSPMQRVIINGDKGKMEAPMQGVNKEMTAEELKTQKLEANLFPVLQYEKLGIETKLTGVEDVDGTQAYAVEVKQPNGQKATHYFAKNTGLRLKEVNSLETPQGVITQTKTFGNYKEVKGVKFPYVVETVVGPQAIKAEVQTIEVNKNLSDDTFKL from the coding sequence ATGATAAAGAAACTATATAGTACCGCATTGCTATCGCTGGCGCTGCTGTGCGTCATGCCGGCGCAGGCGCAGCAAACCACGCCTCCTGCTCCGGGCCCTGCTCCTAAGATTGAGCTGGGCGAGTATGAGCACTTCACGTTGAAGAACGGCCTGAAAGTATACGTGGTCGAAAACCACAAACTGCCGGTGGTATCCATGTCGCTGGTGCTGGACCGCGACCCGATTCTGGAAGGCGAGAAAGCCGGTTATGTACAGGCCGCCGGCCAGATGATGCGCACCGGTACCGTTAGCCGCACCAAGGACCAGTTCGATGAGCAGGTAGACTTTATCGGCGCCGACCTGAGCTTCTCTTCTACCGGCTTCAACGCCTCTTCCATGAAGAAGCACCTGCCTGCCCTGCTTGATCTGACTACCGACGCCCTGCTGAACCCGAAGTTTACGCAGGAGGAGCTGGACAAGATCAAAAAGCAGATGAAAGCGAACCTGGCGCAGGCTAAGGACAACCCGGATGCCATTGCCAGCCGCACCCGCAACCTGGTGCTGTACGGCAAAGATCACCCTTACGGGGAGCTGATGACCGAGCAGACGGTGGATAACTTCACGCTGGAGGACATTCAGAAGTACTATAACACTTACTACAAACCGAACATCGGTTACCTGGCCGTGGTGGGTGACGTGACGCCGAAGGAGATGAAAAAGCTCCTGAAAAAATCTTTTGTCAAGTGGAAGAAAGGTGATGTGCAGGAGATAAAGTATGACCTGCCGCAGCAGCCGGAGCAAACGCAGGTGGTTATTGTGGATCGCCCAAGCTCGGTGCAAAGCTCGCTTATACTTACCAACCCGGTGGATATGAAGCCGGGTGCGGAGGATGCGGTGGCAGCCTCCCTGATGAACAACATCCTGGGCGGTGGCATGGATGCCCGCCTGTTCCAGAACCTGCGCGAAACGCACGGCTATACCTACGGCGCTTACTCTTCTATCAACTCCGATGAAATATTGGGCCGCTTTAATGCCAGCGCCAACGTGCGCAACGCCGTGACCGATAGTGCCGTGGTAGAGTTCATGAACGAACTAAGCAAGATCCGCAACGAGCGCGTGAGCGAGGAGGAGCTGCAGGACGCCAAGGCTTACATGATGGGTAGCTTTGGCCGTGGCCTGGAGAACCCGGCAACGGTGGCGGTTTACGCCATCAACACCGCCCGCTATGGTTTGCCACAGGATTACTACCCGAACTATCTGAAGAAGGTGGAGGCTGTAACAGCGGAGGACGTGCAGCGCGTGGCGCAGAAGTACATTAACCCCGACAAGATGTACGTGCTGGCCGTAGGCAACGCTTCTGAGATTGCCGATAAGCTGCAGAAGTTCGACAAGGACGACAGCCAGATCACCTACTACAACACGGTGGGTGAGAAAGTAGACCGCGCGGCCATGGGCGTGCCGGCTGGCTTAACGGCAGAGCAGGTGATCAACGACTATATCAAGGCGATCGGCGGCAAAGCCAACATCGAGAAGCTGAAGGATATCAGCATCACAAGCAACGCCACCATCCAAGGCATGACGCTGGTGTTTAAGCAGCAGCAGAAAGGCAACGACAAGTTCCTGGTGCAGGTGCTGATGAACAACAGCCCGATGCAGCGCGTGATCATCAACGGCGACAAAGGCAAAATGGAGGCCCCGATGCAGGGCGTGAACAAGGAGATGACGGCAGAGGAGCTGAAAACGCAGAAGCTGGAGGCAAACCTGTTCCCGGTGCTGCAGTACGAGAAGCTAGGCATTGAAACCAAGCTGACAGGGGTAGAGGATGTTGACGGTACCCAGGCCTACGCCGTAGAGGTGAAACAGCCGAATGGCCAGAAAGCCACCCATTACTTCGCTAAAAACACAGGCCTGCGCCTGAAAGAGGTAAACAGCCTGGAGACGCCTCAGGGCGTTATCACCCAGACCAAAACCTTTGGGAATTATAAAGAGGTGAAGGGCGTGAAGTTCCCATACGTGGTAGAGACAGTGGTTGGCCCGCAGGCAATAAAAGCTGAGGTGCAGACCATTGAGGTAAACAAAAACCTGAGCGACGATACGTTCAAGCTCTAA
- a CDS encoding Hsp20/alpha crystallin family protein, with protein MTRRNRGSMAPARSVFSDFFSDVDRFFENDMWGMPSRMGQQMMANVPATNIRENDKDYSIEVAAPGMRKEDFTIDVNEGMLTISSEREEEKNDEQENYTRREYNYSSFSRSFRLPDSVREDDIKASYKDGVLHVTVPKGKDKEKPTRKIKID; from the coding sequence ATGACAAGGAGAAACAGGGGAAGCATGGCTCCGGCCCGCTCCGTGTTCTCCGATTTCTTTAGCGATGTAGACCGCTTCTTTGAGAACGACATGTGGGGAATGCCCTCGCGTATGGGCCAGCAGATGATGGCCAACGTGCCTGCCACCAACATCCGCGAGAACGACAAGGACTACAGCATTGAGGTGGCCGCCCCGGGCATGCGGAAAGAGGACTTCACCATTGATGTGAACGAAGGCATGCTGACCATCAGCTCCGAGCGGGAGGAAGAGAAAAATGACGAGCAGGAGAACTACACCCGCCGGGAGTATAATTACAGCTCTTTCAGCCGCTCCTTCCGCCTGCCGGATTCCGTGAGGGAAGATGATATTAAGGCCAGCTACAAAGACGGCGTGCTGCACGTAACCGTTCCCAAGGGCAAGGACAAAGAGAAACCAACCCGCAAGATCAAGATCGATTAA